The genomic region CCTGAGGCCCCTCGCGGCGCCGGCGCCCGCTGGGCGGCGCGGCGAGCGGCCCCCCGACCCTTTTTCTCCCCGGCGGGCCTGTGGCAAGCTGCCGCGCGATGATCGACCGGCTGCGCTGCGCCACCCTGCTCGCCTTCCTCCTCGCCGCCTGCAACCGGGCCCCCGCGAACCACCCGGCCCGCCCGGCGCCGGCCCAGGAGGCGGCCGCCCGCACGGACGGCGGCCAGCTCGCGCACGTCCGTCCGCCCCGCGCGCCCTGCCTGGGAGCCCGCGGCCGCGGCACGCCCGACGCGCTCACCGACAAGGCGCTCGACGCCCTCGACCGGAGCCAGGGCGAGAAGGCGCTCGCCTGCAGCGAGGAAGCGCTCCAGCTCGAGCCCGACCACCTCCCGGCGCTGCACGCGCGCGCCGCGGCGCTGGTGGCCCTCGGCCGGCTCGACGAGGCGAAGGTGGCCTACGCCCGCGCGCTCGCCGCCGCGCCCGACGACGCCGAGGTGCTCCAGGGGGCGGCCGACCTCTACGTCTCGCGGCTCGGCTCCGACCGCGAGCTGCTCGAGCTGGGGCGGGCCTACGCGGTCCGCGGGCTCGCCGCGGCGCGAAAGGCGGCGAAGCCCGATCGCGACCTGGTGGGCGGCCTCGCCTCGCTCGCGGCCATGGCCGAGAACGACCTGGGCGAGAGCCGGGCCGCGCTCGGCCACGCCGACGAGGCCTTGCGCGTGCTGCCGGGCGACGCCGACGCGCTCTACGAGCGCGGCGTGGCGCTCTACGAGCTCTGCCGGTTCGACGACGCCCGCGGCGCCTTCGACCGGATGCTGAAGAAGATCCCCGACGACCCGTGGGCCCTCCACTACCTCGGCCTCCTCGCCGAGCGGAGCGGCGACGGCGGGCACGCCGACGAGTACCAGCGCAAGGCGCGCACCCTCTCGCCGAGCGACTTCCGCAACCCGGTGGAGGTGGGCGAGGCCGACTTCCGGCGCGAGGTGGCCTCCGCGCTGGCCGCCCTGCCGGAC from Anaeromyxobacter paludicola harbors:
- a CDS encoding metallopeptidase family protein gives rise to the protein MIDRLRCATLLAFLLAACNRAPANHPARPAPAQEAAARTDGGQLAHVRPPRAPCLGARGRGTPDALTDKALDALDRSQGEKALACSEEALQLEPDHLPALHARAAALVALGRLDEAKVAYARALAAAPDDAEVLQGAADLYVSRLGSDRELLELGRAYAVRGLAAARKAAKPDRDLVGGLASLAAMAENDLGESRAALGHADEALRVLPGDADALYERGVALYELCRFDDARGAFDRMLKKIPDDPWALHYLGLLAERSGDGGHADEYQRKARTLSPSDFRNPVEVGEADFRREVASALAALPDEDRRAIRNVPVEVADLPALDDLTAVEPPLSPSILGLFRGPAEQEPCQKSDGPNCRSIVLYRKNLARFARTREELAEQVKVTLLHEIGHLRGENDDDLRARGLE